The following proteins come from a genomic window of Mariniflexile sp. TRM1-10:
- the fucP gene encoding L-fucose:H+ symporter permease has translation MQTTNQVTHLSEVPKQTSLVGKHLFPFILITFLFFLWGMAHNLDSILIPHLKKACELNNRQSTLIDTAVFFAYFIMAIPAGMIIKRFGYKNSIITGLLVFAIGAFLFVPAANTRMYELFLFALFVIGCGLTILETSANPYAAILGPPESSSKRLNLAASFNGLAAMVAPIVGSLFILSGTNYTPDEMAAMPEATKSAYLLGEAASVKMPYIVLGSVLILVAVVVYFMKLPKMKIEPTETEVKPGFFSVLKFSHLSWAVVAQFFYVGAQVCVTSFFIRAAQQGAGLDEKTAAYYLGVYGFLFMAGRFVGTFLLKFIKDYVLLSTYCLLSILLSLVAIYGEGIHVIYALGGLGFFMSIMFPTIFSLGLVGLKSNTETGSSWLVMSIVGGAILPYAMGTLIDIKHDDIQAGYIIPLVCFLVILYFGVFGHKVKI, from the coding sequence ATGCAAACAACTAACCAAGTAACCCATTTATCCGAAGTGCCAAAACAAACAAGTTTAGTAGGCAAACATTTGTTTCCGTTTATTCTTATAACCTTTCTGTTTTTCCTTTGGGGGATGGCACATAATCTAGATTCTATTTTAATTCCGCATCTTAAAAAGGCGTGTGAATTAAATAATCGTCAATCCACATTAATTGATACCGCTGTGTTTTTTGCCTATTTCATTATGGCAATTCCTGCGGGTATGATAATTAAGCGATTTGGTTATAAAAACAGTATTATAACAGGGCTGTTGGTGTTTGCAATTGGCGCATTTTTGTTTGTGCCAGCAGCCAATACAAGAATGTACGAGCTTTTTTTGTTTGCTTTATTTGTAATTGGTTGTGGTTTAACGATTTTAGAAACCAGTGCCAATCCGTATGCCGCTATTTTAGGGCCTCCGGAATCATCTTCCAAACGCTTGAATTTAGCCGCTTCCTTTAATGGGTTGGCAGCTATGGTAGCACCTATTGTTGGGTCGCTGTTCATTCTTTCGGGAACCAATTATACACCCGATGAAATGGCCGCCATGCCTGAGGCTACTAAATCGGCTTATTTGTTAGGTGAGGCAGCATCGGTAAAAATGCCATATATAGTTTTAGGAAGCGTATTAATACTCGTAGCAGTTGTGGTGTATTTTATGAAACTTCCTAAAATGAAAATAGAACCTACAGAAACCGAAGTTAAACCAGGTTTCTTTTCTGTATTGAAATTTTCGCATTTAAGTTGGGCGGTCGTGGCACAATTCTTTTATGTAGGGGCTCAGGTTTGTGTTACCAGTTTCTTTATTAGAGCGGCACAACAAGGTGCAGGTTTAGATGAAAAAACGGCAGCCTATTACCTTGGTGTTTATGGGTTTTTGTTTATGGCTGGGCGATTTGTTGGTACCTTTTTGCTGAAATTTATAAAAGACTATGTGCTACTTTCAACTTATTGTTTGTTAAGTATTTTGTTAAGTCTTGTCGCTATTTATGGAGAAGGTATTCATGTTATTTATGCATTGGGTGGTTTAGGTTTTTTTATGTCCATTATGTTTCCCACTATTTTTTCACTCGGCTTAGTGGGTTTAAAATCGAACACGGAAACGGGTTCCTCCTGGTTGGTTATGTCTATTGTTGGAGGTGCGATACTTCCGTATGCCATGGGCACTTTAATTGATATAAAACACGATGATATTCAAGCAGGTTATATCATTCCTTTGGTTTGCTTTTTAGTGATATTGTACTTTGGAGTGTTTGGACATAAAGTAAAAATTTAA
- a CDS encoding LamG-like jellyroll fold domain-containing protein: MKLKFNRTKPLETLISVFFLSGSFILNGQNSEVEWVSVQLLNEGSKEIEISGHPQIVNSPFGEAVLFDGVDDALFLDVMPLVGMEEFTIEMIFMPSTNGDFEQRVVHMGDVSGDRMLLEIRAIDGHWYFDGFVASEGNKLALIDEKLIHPLGQWYHVALVVAKNSLSTYVNGNLELTEPFSFSPIETGQSSVGVRLNKRSWFKGSIYKIRVTPKQLKSEDFMAFKL; this comes from the coding sequence ATGAAATTAAAATTCAACAGAACAAAGCCATTAGAAACGTTAATTAGTGTGTTCTTTTTGAGCGGTTCTTTTATTTTAAATGGTCAAAATTCAGAGGTTGAGTGGGTGTCAGTACAATTGCTTAATGAAGGTTCCAAGGAAATTGAAATAAGTGGGCATCCTCAAATAGTTAATTCACCTTTTGGTGAAGCTGTTTTATTTGATGGTGTTGATGATGCATTGTTTTTAGATGTAATGCCATTAGTGGGCATGGAGGAATTTACTATTGAAATGATTTTTATGCCTTCAACTAATGGCGATTTTGAACAACGGGTGGTGCACATGGGCGACGTGTCTGGTGATAGAATGTTACTGGAAATTCGTGCTATAGATGGTCATTGGTATTTTGATGGTTTTGTGGCTTCAGAAGGAAATAAGTTAGCGCTGATTGACGAGAAATTAATCCATCCGTTAGGGCAATGGTACCATGTGGCTTTAGTGGTTGCTAAAAACAGTCTTAGTACTTACGTCAATGGAAATCTTGAACTAACAGAACCTTTTTCTTTTAGTCCTATCGAAACAGGACAAAGTTCAGTAGGAGTAAGACTAAATAAACGCTCTTGGTTTAAAGGAAGTATATATAAAATAAGAGTTACCCCAAAACAATTAAAATCAGAAGACTTTATGGCTTTTAAGTTGTAA
- a CDS encoding ABC transporter substrate-binding protein, protein MINLKGIAWNHTRGFTSVVATAQRFEELNPDVRITWEKRSLQAFADASLSDLVNNYDLLIMDNPHVSIAAKDKLLLPFDDYLNAEFINELAKNSVGKSHASYHVYNKQWTLATDAATPIATWREDLISKHNIQIPTTWEELLELTKTGKVAFASIPIDTLMHHYMMCIALGGDVFENKTEVAPRHIMIDAIKKYKELVDLAPSFCLEMNPIKIYERMTQTDDIVYSPFNYGYSNYSKKNYADHTLKAGGLVTFKGKRLRSTLGGAGIAVSSKTKYAEVAMKYAEFTASEKTQSGLYFEFGGQPGHRKAWLNDDVNNQCKDFFKDTLQTLDEATMRPQYYGYMHFQDEASPVIHEAVSEKVSIEVAVDKMNSIYRESLTH, encoded by the coding sequence ATGATAAACTTAAAAGGAATAGCTTGGAATCATACACGAGGTTTTACCTCTGTAGTTGCCACAGCACAACGATTTGAAGAGCTAAATCCCGATGTAAGAATTACATGGGAAAAGCGTTCCTTACAAGCTTTTGCAGATGCTTCCCTTAGTGATTTGGTAAATAATTACGATTTGTTAATTATGGACAATCCCCATGTTTCAATAGCAGCAAAGGATAAGCTTCTATTGCCTTTTGATGATTACTTAAATGCTGAATTCATTAATGAATTAGCCAAAAATAGTGTCGGGAAATCACATGCTAGTTATCATGTATATAATAAACAATGGACCTTGGCAACAGATGCGGCAACACCCATTGCGACTTGGAGAGAAGATTTAATAAGTAAACACAATATACAAATCCCCACAACTTGGGAGGAACTTCTGGAATTAACTAAAACAGGGAAAGTTGCATTTGCATCCATTCCTATAGATACATTGATGCATCACTACATGATGTGTATAGCATTGGGTGGTGATGTTTTTGAAAACAAAACAGAAGTTGCCCCGCGACATATTATGATAGACGCCATTAAAAAGTATAAAGAGTTGGTAGATTTAGCACCTTCCTTTTGTTTAGAAATGAATCCTATCAAAATTTATGAACGCATGACGCAAACGGATGATATTGTTTACAGTCCGTTCAATTATGGGTATTCAAATTATTCTAAAAAGAATTATGCAGATCATACTTTAAAAGCTGGAGGTTTGGTAACTTTTAAGGGAAAAAGGCTTCGTTCTACCTTAGGTGGTGCTGGTATTGCGGTGTCTTCAAAAACCAAGTATGCCGAAGTTGCCATGAAGTATGCCGAATTCACGGCTTCAGAAAAAACGCAATCAGGTTTGTATTTTGAATTTGGAGGGCAGCCGGGACACAGAAAAGCATGGTTAAATGATGATGTGAACAACCAATGCAAAGACTTTTTTAAAGATACGTTGCAAACTTTAGATGAAGCCACCATGCGTCCGCAATATTATGGCTATATGCATTTTCAAGATGAAGCAAGTCCCGTAATTCATGAAGCAGTTTCCGAGAAAGTTTCCATTGAAGTGGCGGTCGATAAAATGAATTCAATTTATAGAGAATCACTAACACATTAA
- a CDS encoding CaiB/BaiF CoA transferase family protein has protein sequence MKPLEGLLVLEFSQFLAGPSAGLKLADLGARVIKIERPVKGEACRQLSIKDLFVDDSSLLFHTINRNKESFAADLKNPADLEDVKKLIAKADIMTHNFRPGVMEKIGLTFEDVLNVNPKIIYGSITGYGNIGMWAKKPGQDLLVQSLSGLTWLSGKSSQGPVPFGLAVADLMCGNHFVQGILAALLKRAKTGKGVSVEVSLLESVLDVQFEALTIFLNNGGKLADRGNVKGSAHAFLSAPYGIYETLDGYLAIAMGDLLLLGGIIDVDLRKYSDKKTWFTGRAAIRKILRKKITTQNSDHWIKLLRENGMWCEKVLNYNDLNSKAFMDDLQLKQTVKNSAGKTMVTTRSPIKIDGDILSATKAAPKVGEDNAKIYEQFLRK, from the coding sequence TTGAAGCCATTAGAAGGTTTATTGGTATTAGAGTTTTCGCAGTTTTTGGCTGGTCCTTCAGCAGGTTTAAAACTAGCCGATTTGGGTGCGCGTGTTATTAAAATTGAGCGTCCTGTAAAAGGGGAGGCCTGTAGACAATTAAGCATCAAGGATTTGTTTGTTGATGATAGTAGTTTGCTTTTTCATACCATAAATAGAAATAAGGAATCCTTTGCTGCCGATCTTAAAAATCCAGCAGATTTAGAAGATGTAAAAAAACTAATTGCCAAAGCGGATATTATGACCCATAATTTCAGGCCTGGTGTGATGGAGAAAATAGGATTGACTTTTGAAGATGTTTTAAACGTCAACCCTAAAATAATTTATGGTTCCATAACAGGTTATGGCAATATCGGTATGTGGGCAAAAAAACCAGGGCAGGATTTATTAGTGCAATCGCTTTCTGGTTTAACGTGGTTAAGCGGAAAAAGTAGTCAGGGTCCCGTGCCTTTTGGATTGGCAGTTGCCGATTTAATGTGTGGCAATCATTTTGTGCAAGGTATTTTGGCGGCATTGCTTAAACGCGCAAAAACAGGAAAGGGTGTTTCCGTTGAGGTTAGCTTGTTGGAATCCGTTCTAGATGTGCAGTTTGAAGCGCTAACTATATTTTTAAATAACGGCGGTAAATTAGCAGACAGAGGAAATGTAAAAGGAAGCGCACATGCCTTTTTAAGTGCACCTTATGGTATTTATGAAACTTTAGATGGTTATTTAGCCATTGCTATGGGTGACCTGCTTTTATTAGGAGGTATTATTGACGTTGATTTGAGGAAGTATTCCGATAAGAAAACGTGGTTTACGGGTAGGGCAGCGATTCGAAAAATATTGCGTAAAAAAATAACGACTCAAAATTCAGACCATTGGATCAAGTTGTTGCGGGAAAATGGCATGTGGTGTGAAAAAGTATTAAACTATAATGATCTAAATAGTAAGGCTTTTATGGATGATTTACAGCTAAAACAAACCGTAAAGAATTCAGCAGGTAAAACTATGGTCACCACCAGAAGTCCTATTAAAATCGATGGAGACATTTTAAGTGCTACCAAAGCAGCTCCTAAAGTAGGTGAAGACAATGCGAAGATTTATGAGCAATTTTTAAGAAAATAA
- a CDS encoding MaoC/PaaZ C-terminal domain-containing protein, translating to MYFKSTFFEDYQLNEKRVTLGRTITETDFVVHAGHTGDFFPHHMDEVWCRTQPFGQRIAHGTMIFSIGIGLTASEINPEAFSKGYDRLRFVKPVHIGDTIHSEITISEKGDAKRPEMGTVTEHVEIINQRGEVVLVCDHLLLVKRKLSTT from the coding sequence ATGTATTTCAAATCAACATTTTTCGAGGATTATCAATTAAACGAAAAACGAGTTACTTTAGGAAGAACCATCACAGAAACTGACTTTGTTGTTCATGCTGGGCACACAGGCGATTTTTTTCCACACCACATGGATGAAGTATGGTGTAGAACACAACCCTTTGGTCAGCGTATTGCACATGGTACCATGATTTTTAGTATCGGTATTGGTTTAACAGCTTCCGAGATCAACCCGGAAGCCTTTTCAAAAGGCTATGATAGATTACGATTTGTAAAACCAGTTCATATTGGTGATACCATTCATTCGGAAATAACCATTTCAGAAAAAGGAGATGCTAAACGACCCGAAATGGGTACGGTAACCGAACATGTAGAAATTATAAACCAAAGAGGCGAAGTTGTATTGGTGTGCGACCATTTACTACTTGTAAAAAGAAAGCTTAGCACCACTTAA
- a CDS encoding extracellular solute-binding protein → MEKFRIAIRKFEPFETALAKLWDAFCTENNLSMEAELVALELDELYEETITNKGLQNGNWDIAHINTDWIFDAVNVQAVENLSPIIAQNPPQDFPDGWHKSLLHLQQINDNIYGLPFHDGPECLLFRKDLFEDTSEKENFKKLYGYELQPPKTWEQFTEIATFFNRPEQNLYGCVFANYPDGHNMVFDFCLQLWTHGGSLLNSENQIDINTREAIKALDFYRTIVKNKKMTHPYSEDFGSVEAGMAFAKGEASMAINWFGFASMCEVIEGSLVKGKVDIAEIPHDKNCNSASLNVYWLYTIGSGSRNKELAYNFLKFATTPASDKLLTNEGGIGCRKSTWNDAEINKTIPYYHKLGMLHENALTLPQTPVWHKVAALIDGMVLQAINSHVPSHLLLKTTQNNIQETLKK, encoded by the coding sequence ATGGAAAAATTTAGAATCGCCATTCGGAAATTTGAGCCTTTTGAAACCGCCTTAGCTAAGTTATGGGATGCTTTTTGTACTGAAAATAACTTAAGTATGGAGGCAGAATTGGTCGCGTTGGAACTTGATGAGCTATATGAAGAAACAATCACCAATAAAGGCTTGCAAAACGGTAATTGGGATATAGCCCATATAAATACTGACTGGATTTTTGATGCCGTAAACGTACAAGCAGTAGAAAATTTATCGCCAATTATTGCACAAAACCCACCACAGGATTTTCCAGATGGTTGGCATAAATCACTGCTTCATTTGCAACAAATAAATGACAATATTTATGGTTTACCATTTCATGATGGACCGGAATGTTTACTATTTAGAAAAGATTTGTTTGAAGACACTTCAGAAAAAGAAAACTTCAAAAAGCTATATGGCTATGAGTTGCAACCTCCAAAGACGTGGGAACAATTCACGGAAATAGCCACATTTTTTAATAGACCGGAACAAAACTTATATGGTTGTGTATTTGCAAATTATCCTGATGGACACAACATGGTTTTCGATTTTTGTTTGCAATTATGGACCCATGGCGGATCGCTTTTAAATTCAGAAAACCAAATAGATATTAATACACGAGAAGCAATTAAAGCTTTGGATTTCTATAGAACTATTGTAAAAAACAAAAAAATGACCCATCCATATTCAGAAGACTTTGGTTCTGTTGAAGCGGGTATGGCATTTGCAAAAGGTGAAGCATCTATGGCAATAAATTGGTTTGGTTTTGCCTCCATGTGCGAAGTTATTGAAGGATCATTGGTAAAAGGTAAGGTTGATATTGCCGAAATACCCCACGATAAAAATTGTAATTCAGCATCGCTCAATGTCTATTGGTTATATACCATTGGTTCGGGGAGCAGAAATAAAGAATTAGCTTATAATTTTCTAAAATTCGCCACAACACCTGCAAGTGATAAATTACTAACCAACGAAGGTGGTATTGGTTGCAGAAAGTCAACATGGAATGATGCCGAAATAAATAAAACCATTCCGTATTATCATAAATTAGGAATGTTACACGAAAACGCTTTAACCTTGCCACAAACTCCAGTTTGGCATAAAGTCGCAGCGTTAATAGATGGGATGGTTTTGCAAGCCATAAATAGCCATGTGCCTTCTCATTTATTACTGAAAACCACACAGAATAACATCCAAGAAACACTAAAAAAATGA
- a CDS encoding pectate lyase, whose protein sequence is MKPSNHIVFVLPFLVFGLKLFAQPKMSKELVSETMLKATEFMVEDVSVNGGYVWYYMPDFSRQWGEMEAYKTMIWLQHPGTISMGHVFLDAYQVTQNEYYYKAAQKAANAIIWGQSHEGGWNYMIDFAGDRSLKQWYNTIGKNGWRLEEFQHYYGNSTFDDDVTTDAARFLLRMYLEKMDAVYKPALDKALEFILKSQYPNGGWPQRYPLRYDFDKQGFPDYSSFYTFNDDVIWENINFLMQCYLVLGQERFLDPIYRGMNFYRISQASCGAWGQQINMKMEVASARTYEPAAYLPSATCENALLLIKFYQLTGDKQFLEGIPKAIKWLEETKLPKDKIEGHRTHPTFVDVKTNKPMYVHRKGSNVRYGTYYVDDNDLDLLSHYYGKGFVNIQELKDDYEKVLKLTVGEVTKDSPLKPQEFKYKETPQSYYDLNRYLFNFKIDESEIVEVVEQLDSQNRWLSDHAFISNPYIGDGVNTEATNAYATTRVGDETDTSPYPDTTDQKYISTGTYIKNMKLLVNYMQSIEILNK, encoded by the coding sequence ATGAAGCCATCTAACCACATTGTATTTGTTTTGCCATTTCTAGTTTTTGGGTTAAAGTTATTTGCACAACCAAAAATGTCTAAAGAACTGGTTTCAGAAACTATGTTAAAAGCTACAGAGTTTATGGTAGAAGATGTTAGTGTCAACGGTGGTTATGTTTGGTATTACATGCCCGATTTCTCTCGTCAATGGGGAGAAATGGAGGCGTATAAAACCATGATTTGGCTTCAACATCCAGGAACCATTAGTATGGGACATGTATTTTTAGATGCTTATCAAGTTACACAGAATGAATACTATTACAAAGCGGCTCAAAAAGCTGCCAATGCCATAATTTGGGGGCAAAGCCATGAAGGCGGTTGGAATTATATGATTGATTTTGCAGGAGATCGTTCGCTTAAACAGTGGTACAACACCATAGGGAAAAATGGATGGCGTTTAGAGGAATTTCAGCATTATTATGGAAACTCAACATTTGACGATGATGTAACAACAGATGCTGCTCGATTTCTTTTAAGAATGTATTTAGAAAAAATGGATGCAGTTTATAAACCCGCTTTAGATAAAGCTTTGGAATTTATTTTGAAAAGCCAATATCCTAACGGCGGTTGGCCACAACGCTATCCTTTGCGGTATGATTTTGATAAACAGGGATTTCCAGACTATTCATCATTTTACACATTTAATGATGACGTTATTTGGGAAAACATTAATTTTTTAATGCAGTGTTATTTAGTATTGGGTCAAGAGCGTTTTCTGGATCCTATATATCGAGGCATGAATTTTTATAGAATATCCCAAGCGAGTTGTGGTGCTTGGGGACAACAGATAAATATGAAAATGGAAGTAGCCAGTGCAAGAACTTATGAACCTGCGGCTTATTTGCCCAGTGCCACCTGCGAAAACGCACTTCTTTTAATAAAGTTTTATCAATTAACAGGAGATAAACAATTTCTAGAAGGGATACCAAAAGCTATTAAATGGTTGGAAGAAACCAAACTGCCGAAAGATAAAATAGAAGGGCATCGTACCCACCCAACATTTGTTGATGTTAAAACGAATAAACCAATGTATGTGCACCGTAAAGGTTCAAACGTAAGATATGGAACGTATTATGTAGATGATAATGATTTGGATTTATTATCTCATTATTATGGAAAAGGATTTGTAAATATTCAGGAATTGAAAGATGACTATGAGAAAGTTTTAAAACTTACAGTTGGAGAGGTCACCAAAGATTCACCTTTAAAACCACAGGAATTTAAATATAAAGAAACACCTCAAAGCTATTACGATTTAAATAGGTACCTATTCAATTTTAAAATTGATGAATCTGAAATTGTAGAGGTGGTTGAACAACTTGACAGTCAAAATCGTTGGCTTTCAGATCATGCATTTATAAGCAACCCTTATATTGGCGACGGTGTAAATACTGAAGCAACCAATGCTTATGCAACAACAAGAGTTGGAGATGAAACGGATACCTCGCCTTATCCAGATACAACAGATCAAAAATATATATCGACAGGAACTTATATTAAAAACATGAAGTTGTTAGTCAACTACATGCAATCTATTGAAATTCTAAATAAATAA
- a CDS encoding Gfo/Idh/MocA family protein — protein sequence MTVTYKPLLPETKQPIIIIGASGIVKDAHLPAYKMAGFEVFGITNRTMSKAHEMAKNHNIPNVFESVADAVKQAPKNAVYDITVLPDQYIEILEQLPNGAAVLIQKPMGNDYKQAKDIVAVCERKNLVAAINFQLRFASFVSAARHMIDQGLIGDLYDMEFKVTVKTPWELFPVIKQHPRLEILFHSVHYIDCIRSFLGNPKRVMARTTKHPLKDLSSCRSTIILDYGDTMSVKINTNHDHEFNTKHQESYIKWEGTKGAIKAKMGLLMNYPDGLPDAFEYTIAEEEKDYEWKTLNLEGSWFPEAFIGTMSNLMRFKEGSDKTLHASVQDVLDTMKVVEACYISDSTGGVSLTEL from the coding sequence ATGACTGTTACCTACAAACCATTATTACCAGAAACCAAGCAACCCATAATTATAATTGGTGCAAGTGGTATTGTAAAAGATGCTCATTTACCAGCTTATAAGATGGCAGGTTTTGAAGTATTTGGAATAACCAACCGTACCATGTCTAAAGCACATGAAATGGCAAAAAACCATAACATTCCAAATGTCTTTGAAAGTGTAGCAGATGCCGTAAAGCAGGCACCCAAAAATGCGGTTTACGATATTACGGTGTTGCCAGACCAATACATTGAAATATTGGAGCAATTGCCGAATGGCGCCGCGGTGCTTATTCAAAAACCAATGGGTAACGATTATAAGCAGGCTAAAGACATTGTTGCTGTTTGCGAACGTAAAAATTTAGTAGCAGCCATTAACTTTCAATTACGCTTTGCGTCGTTTGTAAGTGCCGCAAGACATATGATTGATCAAGGATTGATTGGTGATTTATACGATATGGAATTTAAAGTTACTGTAAAAACACCTTGGGAATTGTTTCCCGTAATAAAACAGCATCCACGGTTAGAAATTCTATTTCATAGTGTGCATTATATTGACTGTATCCGTTCGTTTTTAGGGAATCCCAAACGTGTTATGGCTAGAACAACAAAACATCCCTTAAAAGATTTGTCGTCTTGTCGTTCTACTATTATTTTAGATTATGGCGACACTATGAGCGTAAAAATAAATACCAACCACGATCATGAATTTAATACAAAACACCAAGAAAGCTATATCAAATGGGAAGGTACAAAAGGAGCTATTAAGGCAAAAATGGGCTTGTTAATGAATTACCCAGACGGCTTACCAGATGCTTTCGAATACACCATTGCCGAAGAAGAAAAAGACTATGAGTGGAAGACCCTGAATCTCGAAGGTTCTTGGTTTCCCGAGGCATTTATAGGCACCATGTCCAATTTGATGCGTTTCAAAGAAGGCTCAGATAAAACATTACATGCCAGCGTTCAAGATGTATTGGATACCATGAAGGTTGTTGAAGCTTGTTACATAAGTGATTCAACAGGTGGCGTTTCATTAACAGAATTATAA
- a CDS encoding CaiB/BaiF CoA transferase family protein, with product MNPLEDYLIIDFSQFLSGPSASLRLADFGARVIKIEKPGKGDICRTLYTSDLIMNGESSIFHTINRNKESFAADFKDAEDLKLIKKLIAKADVVMHNFRPDVMERVGLSYDDVKAINPNVVYAEISGYGRHPDLKEHPGQDLLLQSLTALTWLTGNQNDGPVAMGLSIVDMLAGAHLAQGILAALYRKAIHNVGAKVEVSMLESAIDFQFETITTYFNDGGELPVRTKSNNAHAYLGAPYGIYKTKDGFLALAMGSIPVLAELLKCDALWQFPENKFSLRDKIKKVLATHLKTQNTQYWLDILEPADIWCAKVLNYEELFAEDGFKVLDFIQEVKMGDGYAYGTTRCPIKIDGELFVSEKGSPKLGEHNDKILKELISE from the coding sequence ATGAACCCTTTAGAAGATTATTTAATAATAGATTTTAGTCAGTTTCTTTCGGGACCATCCGCTAGTTTGCGATTGGCAGATTTTGGTGCACGTGTCATAAAAATCGAAAAACCAGGGAAAGGAGATATTTGCCGTACCTTGTATACGTCCGATTTAATAATGAACGGCGAATCCTCCATATTTCATACCATCAATAGAAATAAAGAATCCTTTGCGGCCGATTTTAAAGATGCAGAAGATTTAAAACTAATAAAGAAATTAATTGCTAAAGCCGATGTGGTGATGCATAATTTTAGACCAGATGTTATGGAACGTGTGGGTTTAAGTTATGATGATGTTAAAGCGATAAACCCAAACGTGGTTTATGCCGAAATATCAGGTTATGGCAGGCATCCAGATTTAAAAGAGCATCCTGGGCAAGATTTATTATTACAATCTTTAACCGCTTTAACTTGGCTAACGGGGAATCAAAATGATGGTCCAGTTGCCATGGGTTTATCGATTGTAGACATGTTGGCTGGCGCGCATTTAGCACAAGGTATTTTGGCGGCATTATATAGAAAAGCCATCCATAATGTGGGAGCTAAAGTGGAAGTGAGCATGTTGGAATCGGCCATCGATTTTCAATTTGAAACCATCACAACGTATTTTAACGACGGCGGTGAATTGCCCGTAAGAACAAAAAGTAACAATGCACATGCATATTTGGGTGCGCCTTATGGTATTTACAAAACCAAAGACGGATTTTTAGCATTGGCGATGGGTTCAATTCCTGTGTTGGCGGAGCTTTTAAAATGTGATGCTTTATGGCAGTTTCCTGAAAACAAATTTAGTTTAAGGGATAAAATTAAAAAGGTATTGGCGACGCATCTTAAAACCCAAAACACTCAATATTGGTTGGATATTTTAGAGCCAGCAGATATTTGGTGTGCCAAAGTTTTAAATTATGAAGAACTTTTTGCTGAAGATGGTTTTAAAGTTCTGGACTTTATTCAGGAAGTTAAAATGGGCGATGGGTATGCCTATGGAACAACACGTTGCCCCATAAAAATTGATGGTGAATTGTTTGTTTCTGAAAAAGGGTCACCAAAGTTGGGTGAGCATAACGACAAAATTTTAAAGGAATTAATAAGTGAATAA